A genomic window from Flavobacterium azooxidireducens includes:
- the pckA gene encoding phosphoenolpyruvate carboxykinase (ATP), with amino-acid sequence MKNIKVIQELHDLGITGYHEVVYNPSYEELFQAETSHMRKGYEKGALTDTGAVAVKTGVFTGRSPKDRYIVKDEITKDTIYWDDKVNFPTTNEIWKNLKLQVLKQLSTSKKLYVVDAFCGTNPDTRLKVRFVMEVAWQAHFVTNMFIRPSIYELENFGEPDFIVMNGSKTTNPNWKEHGLNSENFVVFNLTEKIQIIGGTWYGGEMKKGMFAMMNYYLPLKGMASMHCSANVGEEGDVAVFFGLSGTGKTTLSADPKRYLIGDDEHGWDNNGVFNYEGGCYAKVIDLSEDNEPDIWRAIKRDALLENVVVNEYGEVDYYDHSITENSRVSYPIYHINKIVLPSKAGHAKKIIYLSADAFGVLPPVSILDEDQAQYHFLCGYTSKLAGTERGITEPQPSFSPAFGEAFLTLHPTMYSKTLIGKMKEHGAKAYLVNTGWNGTGKRISLKNTRAIIDAIISGEIDKMETKHIPFLNLTVPVELPNVDKGILDPRDTYKTEEEWEAKAKDLAARYIKNFEQYTNTEEGKKLVYAGPSLENVLA; translated from the coding sequence ATGAAAAACATTAAAGTCATTCAGGAACTACACGATTTAGGCATCACGGGTTATCATGAAGTAGTTTATAATCCATCTTATGAAGAATTGTTTCAAGCCGAGACATCTCACATGCGGAAAGGATATGAAAAAGGTGCTTTAACCGATACAGGAGCAGTAGCTGTGAAAACCGGCGTTTTTACCGGACGTTCTCCTAAAGACAGATATATTGTGAAAGATGAAATCACAAAAGATACCATTTATTGGGATGATAAAGTGAACTTTCCAACAACTAATGAAATTTGGAAAAATTTAAAATTACAAGTTTTAAAACAACTTTCTACTTCCAAAAAATTATATGTGGTTGATGCTTTTTGCGGAACAAATCCCGACACTAGATTAAAAGTTCGTTTTGTAATGGAAGTAGCGTGGCAAGCTCACTTTGTAACTAATATGTTTATTAGACCTTCTATTTATGAATTGGAAAACTTTGGAGAACCAGATTTTATTGTGATGAATGGTTCAAAAACAACCAATCCTAATTGGAAGGAACACGGTTTAAATTCTGAAAATTTCGTGGTGTTCAACTTAACAGAAAAAATTCAAATTATTGGCGGAACTTGGTATGGCGGCGAAATGAAAAAAGGAATGTTTGCCATGATGAACTATTATCTTCCATTAAAAGGAATGGCTTCTATGCATTGTTCTGCTAATGTTGGTGAAGAAGGTGATGTTGCTGTTTTCTTTGGTTTATCAGGAACAGGAAAAACCACTTTGTCTGCCGATCCTAAACGTTATTTAATTGGTGATGATGAACACGGCTGGGATAATAATGGCGTTTTTAATTATGAAGGAGGATGTTATGCCAAAGTAATTGATTTATCAGAAGACAACGAACCTGACATTTGGAGAGCAATCAAACGAGATGCATTGTTAGAAAATGTGGTGGTAAATGAATATGGTGAAGTAGATTATTACGATCATTCCATCACCGAAAATTCAAGAGTTTCTTATCCAATTTATCACATCAACAAAATAGTTCTTCCTTCCAAAGCCGGTCATGCTAAGAAAATTATTTACTTGTCTGCCGATGCATTTGGAGTGTTACCTCCGGTTTCTATCTTAGATGAAGACCAAGCTCAATACCATTTCTTATGCGGCTATACATCAAAATTAGCCGGAACAGAGAGAGGAATTACCGAACCACAACCCTCATTTTCTCCTGCATTTGGTGAAGCGTTTTTAACCTTACATCCAACAATGTATTCTAAAACATTAATTGGAAAAATGAAAGAACACGGAGCCAAAGCTTATTTGGTTAACACAGGCTGGAACGGAACCGGAAAACGAATTTCATTGAAAAATACCCGTGCCATCATTGATGCCATTATAAGTGGTGAAATTGATAAAATGGAAACCAAACACATTCCGTTCTTAAATTTAACTGTTCCAGTTGAATTGCCTAATGTTGACAAAGGCATTTTAGACCCAAGAGACACATATAAAACGGAAGAAGAATGGGAAGCAAAAGCCAAAGATTTAGCGGCTCGATACATTAAAAACTTTGAACAATATACTAACACAGAGGAAGGTAAAAAACTGGTTTATGCCGGTCCTTCTTTAGAAAATGTGTTAGCATAA
- a CDS encoding RsmB/NOP family class I SAM-dependent RNA methyltransferase: MRLHRNLVYTTIDSLNAIFNEGEYADKVVARALKKDKRWGSSDRKFVAETIYEIVRWKRLYAEIAEVKEPYDRDDLWRMFAAWAVLRGYTIPDWRQLEGTPQRKIKGRFDELSKTRKYRESIPDWMDELGVKELGEELWSKEIAAQNQQAQVILRVNTLKTTRQKLHAILMDLNIETEFLKDQPDALVLKERANVFLTDAFKDGFFEVQDANSQLVAAFLDVKPGMKVVDTCAGAGGKTLHMASLMENKGLLIAMDLYESKLKQLKLRAKRNGAFNIEYRIIDSTKVIKKLYDKADRVLIDAPCSGLGVLKRNPDSKWKLQPEFIDNIRKVQAEVLENYSRIVKPGGKLVYATCSILPSENQEQVKRFLTTENGKNFTFVQDKKILASESGFDGFYMALLERKL, encoded by the coding sequence ATGAGATTACATAGAAATTTAGTTTATACCACCATCGATTCGTTGAATGCCATTTTTAACGAAGGTGAATATGCCGACAAAGTGGTGGCAAGAGCTTTAAAAAAGGACAAACGTTGGGGAAGTTCCGACAGAAAGTTTGTTGCAGAAACCATCTACGAAATTGTGAGATGGAAGCGTTTATACGCCGAAATTGCCGAAGTAAAAGAACCATACGATCGTGATGATTTATGGCGAATGTTTGCTGCTTGGGCTGTTCTTCGTGGTTATACCATTCCTGATTGGAGACAATTGGAAGGAACACCACAACGCAAAATTAAAGGTCGTTTTGATGAATTATCTAAAACTAGAAAATACCGTGAATCTATTCCCGATTGGATGGATGAATTAGGCGTAAAAGAATTAGGCGAAGAACTTTGGTCTAAAGAAATTGCTGCTCAAAACCAACAAGCTCAAGTGATTTTGAGGGTAAATACATTAAAAACTACCAGACAAAAATTACATGCTATTTTGATGGATTTAAACATCGAAACAGAATTTTTAAAAGATCAACCCGATGCTTTAGTTTTAAAAGAAAGAGCAAATGTTTTTTTGACAGATGCGTTTAAAGATGGTTTTTTTGAAGTGCAAGATGCCAATTCACAATTAGTCGCAGCCTTTTTGGATGTTAAACCAGGAATGAAAGTGGTAGATACATGTGCGGGTGCAGGTGGAAAAACATTACACATGGCTTCGTTAATGGAAAACAAAGGTTTGTTGATTGCGATGGATTTATACGAAAGTAAATTAAAGCAATTGAAACTTCGTGCCAAACGAAATGGAGCTTTCAACATCGAATATCGAATTATTGATTCAACGAAAGTGATCAAAAAATTATACGACAAAGCAGACCGCGTTTTAATCGATGCACCGTGTAGTGGTTTAGGGGTTTTAAAACGAAATCCTGACAGCAAGTGGAAATTACAACCCGAATTTATTGACAACATTCGCAAAGTGCAAGCAGAAGTTTTAGAAAATTATTCCAGAATTGTAAAGCCAGGAGGAAAGTTAGTTTATGCTACTTGTTCTATCTTACCATCTGAAAATCAGGAACAAGTAAAACGTTTTTTAACCACAGAAAACGGAAAAAACTTTACCTTTGTACAAGATAAAAAAATTCTAGCCTCAGAATCAGGTTTTGATGGGTTTTATATGGCCTTATTAGAACGAAAACTATAA
- a CDS encoding endonuclease — translation MKKIYSFLLLFVVASAFSQQAYYNSINFNLNGTALKNQLTQLITNTHVNELSYTPDVWEALKIVDRDPNNSNNVLLIYGWENGTDSDVTNDRSRNRNNNGGNNGQWNREHVYAQSIGTPDLGQSGPGADAHMLRASDVQRNGSRGNRKFAASSGNSGTVGANWYPGDEWKGDVARIIMYMYVRYGTQCLPTNIGIGSSAGTPDAMIDLFLNWNAEDPVSQFEITRNNYLANSNNQYGQGNRNPFIDNPYLATKIWGGVAAQDTWGTLSTQTATAYEFSIYPNPTNDRRINIDSDLEVEEIHLISINGQLVQSIQKPVKQNNTYTIENLPSGFYFLKITSDNQSVTKKVVVN, via the coding sequence ATGAAAAAAATTTACTCCTTTTTATTATTATTTGTTGTTGCCTCTGCTTTTTCGCAACAAGCTTATTACAACAGTATCAATTTTAATTTGAATGGTACTGCTCTTAAAAATCAATTGACTCAATTGATAACAAACACCCACGTTAATGAATTATCCTATACGCCGGACGTTTGGGAAGCACTAAAAATTGTTGACAGAGATCCAAACAATTCTAATAATGTTTTGCTGATTTATGGTTGGGAAAATGGTACCGATAGTGATGTTACAAACGACAGAAGCAGAAACAGAAACAACAACGGAGGAAATAATGGGCAATGGAATCGTGAGCATGTTTATGCACAATCTATAGGAACACCAGATTTGGGTCAATCGGGCCCAGGAGCAGATGCACACATGTTACGAGCTAGTGATGTGCAACGAAATGGTTCTCGTGGTAACAGAAAATTTGCAGCTAGTTCAGGAAACTCTGGAACAGTTGGTGCAAATTGGTATCCTGGTGACGAATGGAAAGGAGATGTTGCACGCATTATAATGTATATGTACGTTCGCTACGGAACACAATGTTTACCAACAAATATTGGGATTGGAAGCTCTGCCGGCACACCGGATGCAATGATCGATTTATTTTTGAATTGGAATGCCGAAGATCCTGTTTCGCAATTTGAAATTACCCGAAACAATTATTTAGCAAATTCTAACAACCAATACGGACAAGGTAACAGAAACCCTTTTATTGACAATCCTTATTTGGCAACTAAAATTTGGGGTGGCGTTGCCGCTCAAGATACATGGGGAACTTTATCAACGCAAACGGCAACTGCATATGAGTTTAGTATTTATCCAAACCCAACTAATGATCGAAGAATTAATATTGATTCTGATTTAGAAGTAGAAGAAATTCATTTGATAAGTATCAACGGTCAACTAGTTCAAAGTATTCAAAAACCAGTTAAACAAAATAATACCTATACAATTGAAAATTTACCTTCTGGATTTTATTTTTTAAAAATAACTTCAGATAATCAATCGGTTACAAAAAAAGTAGTCGTTAATTAA
- a CDS encoding endonuclease, translating into MKKILLVVYLFSSLLFSQNATESIPTGYYNSAIGFTGYTLKTKLKIIITNGHVGKSYNNLFTDVKAFKATDVDLYYENDGSILDMYSEKPNGPDSYNYSYYANDKCGNYQGESDCYNGEHMVPQSTYNSQMPMVGDIHQLTPTDGYVNNRRSNFPFANVSNPNWTSTNGSKVGDISVAGYSGKAFEPIDEFKGDIARILFYFATRYENQVDGYSFPMFNGTENQVFKLPFLETLYAWHILDPVSDFEINRNNKAYIYQGNRNPYIDHPEYVQMVWGQVLSVTSPEVVATVSVYPNPSNTNRIHIESDVIVDEIQLISINGQLMQQVQKPNHQNNTYTIENISSGFYFLKISSNNQSVTKKVIIN; encoded by the coding sequence ATGAAAAAAATTTTACTTGTAGTGTATTTGTTTTCGTCACTACTTTTTTCTCAAAATGCAACAGAATCAATTCCAACAGGATACTATAACAGTGCTATTGGTTTTACCGGATATACTTTAAAAACCAAATTAAAAATCATCATCACTAATGGTCATGTTGGAAAATCATACAACAATCTTTTTACCGATGTAAAAGCATTTAAAGCTACTGATGTAGATCTTTATTATGAAAATGATGGTTCAATTTTAGATATGTATTCAGAGAAACCAAATGGTCCTGATTCATATAATTACAGCTATTATGCCAATGATAAATGTGGAAATTATCAAGGCGAATCAGATTGCTATAATGGTGAACACATGGTTCCACAAAGCACATACAACTCGCAAATGCCAATGGTTGGCGATATTCATCAATTAACACCTACTGACGGTTACGTGAACAATAGAAGAAGTAATTTTCCTTTTGCAAACGTTTCAAATCCAAATTGGACCTCTACAAACGGTTCCAAAGTGGGAGATATTTCTGTAGCCGGTTATTCAGGTAAAGCCTTTGAGCCAATTGATGAATTTAAAGGAGATATTGCCAGAATTCTTTTCTATTTTGCAACTCGTTATGAAAATCAAGTAGATGGCTATTCATTTCCAATGTTTAACGGAACAGAAAATCAAGTGTTCAAATTACCTTTCTTAGAAACATTATACGCTTGGCATATACTTGATCCTGTGAGTGATTTTGAAATCAACAGAAATAATAAAGCCTATATTTATCAAGGAAACAGAAATCCGTATATCGATCATCCGGAATATGTTCAAATGGTTTGGGGTCAAGTACTTTCTGTTACAAGTCCGGAAGTTGTGGCAACAGTTTCAGTATATCCAAATCCGTCAAACACAAATCGAATCCATATTGAATCTGATGTAATTGTTGACGAAATTCAATTGATTTCGATAAATGGTCAGTTAATGCAACAAGTTCAAAAACCTAACCATCAAAATAACACCTATACAATTGAAAATATTTCATCGGGATTTTATTTCTTAAAAATATCTTCTAACAATCAATCGGTTACAAAAAAAGTTATTATAAACTAG
- a CDS encoding MATE family efflux transporter has protein sequence MNLQTYTKEFNYNMRLAYPIIIGMLGHTVVGIVDNAMVGQLGPKELAAVSLGNSFIFIAMSLGIGFSTAITPIVAEADGESSIEKGRSAFHNGLFLCTLLGVILFLLIFFAKPVISFMGQPEEVVNLAKPYLDIVAFSLIPLIMFQAYKQFADGKSETKYSMWATIIGNIVNVIINYFLIFGIWIFPEMGIVGAAIGTITSRIVMLAFMHYMMVKKPKFHPYFEKFSWDEISKSMIKKIVNLGTPSAMQMFFEVALFTGAIWLSGMIGTTSQAANQIALSLASLTFMFAMGLSVTAMIRVGNQKGLQDYTKLRVVAISIFLLATILEILFALIFVVFHKVLPLPFLDLEQAVYLKDNLEVVAIASNLLLVAALFQISDGLQVVVLGALRGLQDVKIPMYITFVAYWIIGFPISIYLGLYTELKAIGIWIGLLAGLTVAALFLFYRFNLLTKKLINQQNI, from the coding sequence ATGAATCTTCAAACATATACCAAAGAATTCAACTACAATATGCGATTGGCTTATCCCATCATCATTGGAATGTTGGGGCACACGGTCGTGGGTATTGTGGATAATGCGATGGTTGGTCAACTCGGACCAAAAGAACTGGCAGCTGTTTCGTTGGGAAATAGTTTTATTTTTATTGCGATGTCGTTGGGAATTGGTTTTTCTACCGCTATCACGCCAATTGTAGCCGAAGCAGATGGAGAAAGTTCGATTGAAAAGGGGAGAAGTGCTTTTCATAACGGTTTGTTTTTGTGCACATTATTGGGTGTGATTTTGTTTCTTCTCATCTTTTTTGCCAAACCGGTAATTAGTTTTATGGGACAGCCGGAGGAGGTGGTGAATTTAGCCAAACCGTATTTGGATATTGTGGCTTTTTCGCTCATTCCGTTGATTATGTTTCAGGCTTACAAGCAGTTTGCTGACGGAAAAAGTGAAACAAAATATTCGATGTGGGCAACCATTATTGGTAATATTGTGAACGTAATTATCAATTATTTTCTAATTTTTGGGATATGGATTTTCCCCGAAATGGGAATAGTAGGAGCAGCCATAGGAACGATAACTTCTAGAATTGTGATGCTTGCTTTTATGCATTATATGATGGTGAAAAAGCCAAAATTTCATCCTTATTTTGAAAAATTCAGTTGGGATGAAATTTCGAAATCGATGATTAAAAAAATTGTCAATTTAGGAACTCCTTCGGCGATGCAGATGTTTTTTGAAGTGGCGTTGTTCACCGGAGCCATTTGGCTTAGTGGAATGATTGGCACAACGAGTCAGGCCGCCAATCAAATTGCGTTGAGTTTAGCCTCATTAACGTTTATGTTTGCGATGGGATTGAGTGTCACGGCGATGATTCGAGTGGGAAATCAAAAAGGGTTACAAGATTATACGAAGCTAAGAGTGGTGGCCATTTCCATTTTTTTATTGGCTACGATTTTAGAAATTTTATTTGCATTAATTTTCGTCGTTTTTCATAAAGTTTTACCATTGCCATTTCTTGATTTGGAACAAGCTGTTTATTTGAAAGATAATTTAGAAGTTGTTGCGATAGCTTCCAATTTATTGTTGGTGGCGGCTTTATTTCAAATTTCAGATGGATTGCAAGTGGTTGTTTTAGGAGCTTTACGTGGATTACAAGATGTGAAAATCCCAATGTATATTACGTTTGTGGCGTATTGGATCATTGGTTTTCCCATTTCAATTTATTTGGGATTGTATACAGAACTCAAAGCAATTGGTATCTGGATTGGTTTGCTGGCCGGATTGACCGTAGCTGCATTGTTCTTGTTTTATCGATTTAACTTACTAACAAAAAAATTAATTAATCAACAAAATATATAA
- a CDS encoding TonB-dependent receptor, with product MRKSTTSLLLFGFLFLMILEGKTQTIKDTTALSEVILIGSPIKNTMQKTASSVARISAKEINQTDGVILTPLLNKTAGVYMQQGTLNTNRITIRGIGARSQFSTNRVKAYFEEIPLSTGEGETTLEDIDLSVLNKIEIIKGPNSSSFGAGLGGVINLFGNQSSEENSFIKSSTTVGSFGLIKNSFSSQMSNSKTNLYANYSNLQSEGFRANSSYDRQSINLFGKHQLSEKGKLNFIGIATRLKVFIPSSINQTDFDNSPEIAAANWAAARGYESYDKLLLGIGYDFTFSEKWNWNSTVFSNFKEAYEPRPFDILEDNIVNFGVRSKLNYTDKLFSIPTKMSVGTELLREKYTFSLYENLYQTQPNQGSIQGDKFSDGSQNRNYINLFWQIEMQLSSKLNLESGLAFNQTNYTQKDEFETDSTTKENYSFDAILSPRIGLSYEFSKGKNLYFSVNKGFSHPTVAETLTPEGQLNPDILPEIGINYEIGFKGNFLKNKIYTEVNLYATTIKNLLVARRVAEDQYVGINAGESLHQGIEFLINGKLLSTEKIQLNSYVSGSLNHFEFVDFIDNDNDFSGNQLPSVPEFQWNFGLDFTTKSFTFSTSYRTVGKMFLNDANSLSSQPYQLLDINTNYTFSIWKDLKANLQFGIQNSLNEKYAASILPNAVGFGNVAPRYFYPGNPRNYYGGMSLNYQFN from the coding sequence TTGCGAAAATCAACAACTTCATTATTACTTTTCGGATTTCTTTTTCTGATGATTTTAGAAGGGAAAACACAAACGATTAAAGACACGACTGCTCTTTCTGAAGTGATTTTGATTGGTTCGCCGATAAAAAATACGATGCAAAAAACGGCTTCGTCGGTTGCACGAATTTCTGCCAAGGAAATCAATCAAACAGATGGTGTGATTTTGACTCCTCTTCTCAACAAAACGGCCGGCGTTTATATGCAACAAGGAACATTAAACACGAATAGAATTACGATTCGTGGTATTGGTGCTCGTTCGCAATTTAGCACCAACAGAGTGAAAGCTTATTTTGAAGAAATTCCACTCTCAACAGGAGAAGGTGAAACGACTTTGGAAGACATTGATTTGAGTGTTTTGAATAAAATTGAAATCATCAAAGGACCTAACTCCAGTAGTTTTGGTGCGGGTTTGGGTGGAGTGATTAATTTATTTGGAAATCAATCTTCGGAAGAAAATTCATTTATTAAATCGTCTACAACGGTTGGTAGTTTTGGTTTGATAAAAAACTCATTTTCCAGTCAAATGTCAAATTCCAAAACAAATTTATATGCCAATTACAGCAATTTGCAAAGCGAAGGCTTTAGAGCAAACAGCAGTTATGACCGACAATCGATTAATTTATTTGGAAAACATCAACTTTCTGAAAAAGGAAAATTAAATTTTATTGGAATTGCAACTCGTCTGAAAGTTTTTATTCCGAGTTCGATAAACCAAACTGATTTTGATAATTCTCCCGAAATTGCGGCCGCCAATTGGGCTGCGGCTCGAGGTTATGAATCATATGATAAATTGCTTCTTGGAATTGGTTATGACTTTACATTTTCAGAAAAATGGAATTGGAATTCAACTGTATTTTCTAACTTTAAAGAAGCCTATGAACCGCGACCTTTTGATATTTTAGAAGATAACATCGTGAATTTTGGTGTTAGAAGTAAATTAAATTATACAGATAAACTTTTCTCTATACCCACAAAAATGAGTGTTGGAACAGAGTTATTACGAGAAAAGTATACTTTTTCATTGTATGAAAATTTATACCAAACTCAACCAAATCAAGGAAGCATTCAAGGAGATAAATTTAGTGATGGAAGTCAGAACAGAAATTATATCAATCTTTTTTGGCAAATTGAAATGCAATTATCAAGCAAGTTAAATTTAGAATCAGGACTTGCTTTTAATCAGACGAATTATACTCAAAAAGACGAATTTGAAACAGATTCAACTACGAAAGAAAATTATTCTTTTGATGCCATTTTGTCGCCGAGAATTGGTTTGTCATATGAATTCTCGAAAGGAAAAAATCTCTATTTTTCGGTTAATAAAGGATTTTCCCATCCAACTGTTGCCGAAACATTAACTCCTGAAGGTCAATTGAATCCAGACATTTTACCGGAAATCGGTATCAATTATGAAATTGGATTTAAAGGAAACTTTTTGAAAAATAAAATTTATACGGAAGTGAATCTTTATGCAACAACCATTAAAAACCTATTGGTTGCCAGACGAGTTGCCGAAGATCAATATGTTGGGATTAATGCCGGAGAAAGTCTTCATCAAGGAATTGAATTTTTGATTAATGGCAAACTACTTTCAACCGAAAAAATTCAATTGAATTCCTATGTTTCAGGAAGTTTAAATCATTTTGAATTTGTAGATTTTATTGATAATGACAACGATTTTTCCGGGAATCAATTGCCAAGTGTGCCGGAATTTCAATGGAATTTTGGTTTGGACTTTACGACAAAATCATTCACATTTTCAACATCGTATCGAACGGTAGGAAAAATGTTTTTAAATGATGCTAATTCGCTTTCTTCGCAACCTTATCAATTGTTAGACATCAATACAAATTATACTTTTTCGATTTGGAAGGATTTAAAAGCTAACCTTCAATTTGGTATTCAAAATAGTTTAAATGAAAAATATGCGGCGAGTATTTTGCCTAATGCTGTTGGTTTTGGGAATGTGGCTCCAAGGTATTTTTACCCAGGAAATCCTCGAAATTATTATGGCGGGATGAGTTTGAATTATCAATTTAACTAA
- a CDS encoding c-type cytochrome, which yields MIKGIYLMLFFSLGSLIFSDENPTYHSINPSNDELVKSINRGKEIYTDFCVQCHLASGKGTETFPPLAGSDWLVNKRKESIHAVKYGQSGPIKVNGKSYNGRMSPMGLSEEEVADVMNYIMNSWGNKQSKMVTVSEVKAVKK from the coding sequence ATGATAAAAGGAATTTATTTGATGCTATTTTTCTCATTGGGAAGTTTGATTTTTAGCGACGAAAATCCAACTTATCATTCTATCAATCCATCGAATGATGAGTTGGTAAAAAGCATCAATAGAGGAAAAGAAATTTACACCGATTTTTGCGTTCAATGTCATTTGGCAAGCGGAAAAGGCACGGAAACTTTCCCACCTTTAGCCGGTTCAGATTGGTTGGTTAATAAGCGAAAAGAAAGCATTCACGCAGTAAAATATGGTCAATCCGGCCCGATAAAAGTGAATGGAAAAAGTTATAATGGTAGAATGTCTCCGATGGGTCTGTCCGAAGAAGAAGTCGCCGATGTGATGAATTATATTATGAATTCTTGGGGAAATAAGCAATCAAAAATGGTGACGGTTTCAGAAGTAAAAGCCGTGAAAAAGTGA
- a CDS encoding PQQ-dependent sugar dehydrogenase, translated as MIRSLILLILFTFSSCKAQEKANDIVLQPEEINYTFETVASDIDIPWGMTWLPDGSMLVTEKSGAIYHIKDKTKTEIKNVPKVVARGQGGLLDIAVHPNYDKNGWIYITYSSDEGEEKGANTQLIRVKLEGQSLTQIQTLYKATPNTNKGHHFGSRIAFDNDGFVYFTVGDRGNHPENPQDIKRDGGKVYRLHEDGKIPTDNPFVGQQGAKEAVYSHGHRNAQGMAKHPVSGKIWLHEHGPKGGDEINIVKKAANYGWPVITYGIDYDGSTISNLTQKEGMEQPIYYWTPSIAPSGMVFVAGDRYPTWKGHLLVGSLSFQYLELVKLDGEKVVGRQKVATDIGRLRDVKQGPDGYIYMAVEGKGIIKIVPKA; from the coding sequence ATGATACGATCACTTATTTTACTTATACTTTTTACATTTTCGAGTTGTAAAGCTCAAGAAAAAGCAAACGATATTGTTCTTCAACCGGAAGAAATTAACTATACATTTGAAACAGTTGCTTCCGATATAGATATTCCGTGGGGAATGACTTGGCTTCCGGATGGTTCAATGTTAGTGACTGAAAAATCAGGAGCAATTTATCACATTAAAGATAAAACTAAAACGGAGATTAAAAATGTTCCAAAAGTTGTAGCCAGAGGTCAAGGCGGATTGTTGGACATCGCAGTTCATCCGAATTATGATAAAAATGGTTGGATTTACATTACTTATTCTTCAGACGAAGGCGAAGAAAAAGGAGCAAATACCCAACTTATTCGTGTCAAGTTAGAAGGCCAAAGTCTTACGCAAATTCAAACACTTTATAAAGCAACACCAAACACAAACAAAGGGCATCATTTTGGTTCCCGAATTGCATTTGATAACGACGGTTTTGTCTATTTTACTGTTGGAGACAGAGGAAATCATCCTGAAAATCCACAAGATATAAAAAGAGATGGCGGAAAAGTCTATCGTTTGCATGAGGATGGAAAAATCCCAACTGACAATCCATTTGTAGGACAGCAAGGTGCTAAAGAAGCCGTTTATTCACACGGTCATCGAAATGCACAAGGAATGGCAAAACATCCTGTATCAGGAAAAATTTGGTTACATGAACACGGTCCAAAAGGCGGTGATGAAATCAATATTGTCAAAAAAGCTGCTAATTATGGTTGGCCGGTGATTACTTACGGAATCGATTATGATGGATCAACTATTTCAAATCTTACTCAAAAAGAAGGAATGGAGCAACCCATTTATTATTGGACACCTTCTATCGCTCCAAGCGGAATGGTATTTGTAGCCGGCGATCGTTATCCAACTTGGAAAGGTCATTTATTGGTAGGTTCACTTAGTTTTCAATATTTAGAACTTGTAAAATTAGACGGTGAAAAAGTGGTTGGCCGTCAAAAAGTAGCTACCGATATTGGTCGTTTACGTGATGTAAAACAAGGTCCTGACGGCTATATTTATATGGCTGTGGAAGGAAAAGGAATCATCAAAATTGTACCAAAAGCATGA